One stretch of Cygnus atratus isolate AKBS03 ecotype Queensland, Australia chromosome 28, CAtr_DNAZoo_HiC_assembly, whole genome shotgun sequence DNA includes these proteins:
- the GPATCH4 gene encoding G patch domain-containing protein 4: protein MSAPEPGGRGLSFAEGLLRRHGWRQGKGLGKREDGISQALRVRVKCDSAGVGHNAAEQFSFHWWDHVFNESAANIAVEDGQDGVCVRTLGEQRTGISNKKPRKAAGAGCKLYGRFVKAATLTARGEEPAKLPAGSESSEEEEEEKLDRSSARRLTDEELVRACGGRTAHKGARHGLTMSAKLARLEEQERAFLATYEQKREQPQPAELQEKKKKKKKKKWAGDGAEAEAPQSCEPSGEEEVEGEEEKVVKRKKKKKKDKEELAETELPLEEAEGAEQAGHSPKKKKRKKKRREEE, encoded by the exons ATGAGCGCCCCGgagccggggggccgggggctgagCTTCGCCGAGGGCCTCCTGCGGCGGCACGGCTGGAGGCAGG GCAAGGGGCTGGGCAAGCGGGAGGACGGCATCAGCCAGGCCCTCAGGGTGAGGGTGAAGTGCGACAGCGCGGGG GTGGGTCACAATGCGGCCGAGCAGTTCTCCTTCCACTGGTGGGATCACGTCTTCAACGAGTCCGCGGCCAACATCGCTGTGGAGGACGGGCAG GACGGTGTCTGCGTGAGGACCCTTGGTGAGCAGCGCACTGGGATCAGCAACAAGAAGCCCCGCAAGGCCGCCGGCGCTGGCTGCAAGCTGTACGGCCGCTTCGTGAAG GCAGCCACGCTCACGGCACGCGGGGAGGAGCCGGcaaagctgcctgcaggctcggagagcagcgaggaggaggaggaggagaaattgGACCGCTCTTCGGCCCGGAG GCTGACGGACGAGGAGCTGGTGAGAGCATGCGGGGGCCGCACAGCACACAA GGGGGCCCGTCACGGCCTGACCATGAGCGCCAAGCTGGCGcgcctggaggagcaggagcgaGCCTTCCTCGCCACCTACGAGCAAAAgagggagcagccccagcccgcagagctgcaggagaagaagaagaaaaagaagaaaaagaaatgggctGGAGATGGAGCTGAGGCTGAGGCGCCGCAGAGCTGCGAGCCaagtggagaagaggaggtggaaggagaggaagagaaggttgtgaagagaaagaagaagaaaaagaaggacaaAGAAGAACTGGCTGAGACAGAATTACCTCTAGAAGAGGCAGaaggggcagagcaggctgggcacagccccaagaagaagaagaggaagaagaagcgGAGGGAGGAGGAGTGA
- the NAXE gene encoding NAD(P)H-hydrate epimerase isoform X2: MRGPRALLGLGLGLLVAAGGRCPNRGWNWSRPRCAMHGSSTGGLRFLGQEEAQAIDQELFTEYKFSVDQLMELAGLSCATAIAKAYPPGSFTKSLPAVLVVCGPGNNGGDGLVCARHLKMFGYEPTVYYPKRPNKPLFEGLTTQCQKMDIPFLSEFPAEAALIDELYGLVVDAIFGFSFTGAVREPFGSILSTLEHVTVPVASIDIPSGWDVEKGKADGLQPDMLISLTAPKKAARHFAGRYHFLGGRFVPAALQKKYALNLPPYPGTDCVLQLT; encoded by the exons ATGCGGGGCCCTCGGGCGcttctggggctggggctggggctgttggtggcggcgggggggcgctGCCCGAACCGGGGCTGGAACTGGAGCCGCCCCCGCTGCGCCATGCACGGCTCCAGCACGGGGGGGTTGCGCTTCCTCGG gcaggaggaggccCAGGCCATCGACCAGGAGCTCTTCACCGAGTACAAGTTCAGCGTGGACCAGCTGATGGAGCTGGCGGGGCTGAGCTGCGCCACCGCCATCGCCAAG GCGTACCCCCCCGGCTCCTTCACCAAGAGCCTCCCCGCCGTGCTGGTCGTGTGCGGGCCCGGGAACAACGGAGGCGACGGCTTGGTCTGCGCCCGCCACCTGAAAATGTTT GGCTACGAGCCCACCGTGTATTACCCCAAGCGCCCCAACAAGCCGCTGTTTGAAGGTCTGACCACCCAGTGCCAGAAGATGGACATCCCCTTCCTCTCCGAATTCCCGGCAGAG GCTGCGCTCATCGACGAGCTCTACGGGCTGGTGGTGGATGCGATTTTTGGGTTCAGCTTCACGGGAGCAGTGCGGGAGCCCTTCGGCAGCATCCTCAGCACCCTCGAGCACGTCACGGTGCCCGTGGCCAGCATCGACATCCCCTCGG GCTGGGACGTGGAGAAGGGGAAGGCGGACGGGCTGCAGCCCGACATGCTCATCTCGCTGACGGCGCCCAAGAAGGCGGCGCGGCATTTCGCCGGCCGCTACCACTTCCTGGGTGGCCGTTTCGTGCCCGCGGCGCTGCAGAAGAAATACGCGCTGAACCTGCCCCCGTACCCGGGGACGGACTGCGTCCTGCAGCTCACCTAG
- the NAXE gene encoding NAD(P)H-hydrate epimerase isoform X1, producing the protein MRGPRALLGLGLGLLVAAGGRCPNRGWNWSRPRCAMHGSSTGGLRFLGGPTGARCAPRQEEAQAIDQELFTEYKFSVDQLMELAGLSCATAIAKAYPPGSFTKSLPAVLVVCGPGNNGGDGLVCARHLKMFGYEPTVYYPKRPNKPLFEGLTTQCQKMDIPFLSEFPAEAALIDELYGLVVDAIFGFSFTGAVREPFGSILSTLEHVTVPVASIDIPSGWDVEKGKADGLQPDMLISLTAPKKAARHFAGRYHFLGGRFVPAALQKKYALNLPPYPGTDCVLQLT; encoded by the exons ATGCGGGGCCCTCGGGCGcttctggggctggggctggggctgttggtggcggcgggggggcgctGCCCGAACCGGGGCTGGAACTGGAGCCGCCCCCGCTGCGCCATGCACGGCTCCAGCACGGGGGGGTTGCGCTTCCTCGG GGGTCCCACGGGTGCCCGCTGCGcccccaggcaggaggaggccCAGGCCATCGACCAGGAGCTCTTCACCGAGTACAAGTTCAGCGTGGACCAGCTGATGGAGCTGGCGGGGCTGAGCTGCGCCACCGCCATCGCCAAG GCGTACCCCCCCGGCTCCTTCACCAAGAGCCTCCCCGCCGTGCTGGTCGTGTGCGGGCCCGGGAACAACGGAGGCGACGGCTTGGTCTGCGCCCGCCACCTGAAAATGTTT GGCTACGAGCCCACCGTGTATTACCCCAAGCGCCCCAACAAGCCGCTGTTTGAAGGTCTGACCACCCAGTGCCAGAAGATGGACATCCCCTTCCTCTCCGAATTCCCGGCAGAG GCTGCGCTCATCGACGAGCTCTACGGGCTGGTGGTGGATGCGATTTTTGGGTTCAGCTTCACGGGAGCAGTGCGGGAGCCCTTCGGCAGCATCCTCAGCACCCTCGAGCACGTCACGGTGCCCGTGGCCAGCATCGACATCCCCTCGG GCTGGGACGTGGAGAAGGGGAAGGCGGACGGGCTGCAGCCCGACATGCTCATCTCGCTGACGGCGCCCAAGAAGGCGGCGCGGCATTTCGCCGGCCGCTACCACTTCCTGGGTGGCCGTTTCGTGCCCGCGGCGCTGCAGAAGAAATACGCGCTGAACCTGCCCCCGTACCCGGGGACGGACTGCGTCCTGCAGCTCACCTAG
- the TTC24 gene encoding tetratricopeptide repeat protein 24, with protein MDPTDPTDPTNPAAPMNPAAPSDPMVPTDPAAPADPTAPTDPTNPAAPMNPAAPTDPAVPTDPAAPTDPTDPTNPAAPTNPAAPTDPAVPTDPTAPTDPTVPTDPAAPVDPVSRRRKSRKKGKEKLTVVEEAEEGGNGATGRAAEIEGLTQAGHRALGLRDMQGALACFRKAFLLSLGTASPRLRRVCAFNLGAAYVEAGKPRKGLKFLLESQPAEGEPLGGLYFNIGAADEGLRDFPKALEYFGKAAGPCRAGSQAVEMGCCYLGMQEPARAAWCFLEAAHSYAVAESPEAAAVALSRASGSMLQSRRFGTAEIARILTWCRSLCDSIADPALRGKLYNEVGLGFSQLHVFSLASESFERALALCQGTLGRRGEAALLQNLGAARNALRSFGTALGLHRRAAALHGAVGNRRAQGQCFGNLAYAFSQLGNHEAAAENYLHALQAFRDSGDVQGQWQACEGLGAACFHLGNPQKAVGHYQEALTLLSHCPGTPRAAGERIVSQLTRALQHQLCLHRHLSRWGAPVPDLSPLQFCSVLPRASGTRLRGSEA; from the exons ATGGACCCCACAGACCCCACAGACCCCACGAACCCCGCAGCCCCCATgaaccctgcagccccctcagaCCCCATGGTCCCCACagaccccgcagcccccgcggaccccacagcccccacagACCCCACGAACCCCGCAGCCCCCATgaaccctgcagcccccacagACCCCGCAGTCCCCACAGACCCCGCAGCCCCCACGGACCCCACAGACCCCACGAACCCCGCAGCCCCCACgaaccctgcagcccccacagACCCCGCGGTCCCCAcagaccccacagcccccacagACCCCACAGTCCCCACggaccccgcagcccccgtGGACCCCGTGtccaggaggaggaagagtcggaagaaagggaaggagaagctcACGGTGGTGGAGGAAGCTGAGGAAGGGGGGAACGGTGCCACGGGGCGAGCGGCCGAGATCGAGGGGCTGACGCAAGCCGGGCACCGGGCGCTGGGGCTGCGAGACATGCAGGGGGCCCTGGCATGCTTCAGGAAGGCGTTCCTGCTCTCGCTGGGCACCGCGAGCCCCCGGCTCCGCAGGGTTTGTGCCTTCAACCTGGGGGCTGCCTACGTGGAAGCTGGGAAGCCCAGAAAGGGCCTAAAATTCCTCCTCGAGTCCCAGCCCGCAGAGGGTGAACCCCTCGGGGGGCTTTATTTCAACATCGGGGCGGCTGACGAGGGGCTCAGGGACTTCCCAAAGGCTCTGGAGTATTTTGGCAAAGcggccgggccgtgccgtgccggcaGCCAGGCGGTGGAGATGGGCTGCTGCTACCTGGGGATGCAGGAGCCAGCACGAGCCGCCTGGTGCTTCTTGGAGGCCGCGCACAGCTACGCGGTGGCCGAGAGCCCCGAGGCCGCCGCGGTGGCTCTGAGCAGGGCGAGCGGCTCCATGCTGCAGAGCCGGCGGTTCGGGACGGCAGAAATCGCACGGATCCTCACCTGGTGTCGCTCGCTCTGCGACAGCATCGCCGACCCGGCCCTGCGAG GGAAGCTCTACAACGAGGTCGGCCTCGGCTTCTCCCAGCTCCACGTCTTCTCCCTGGCCAGCGAGAGCTTCGAGCGAGCCCTCGCCCTGTGCCAGGGCACGTTGGGGCGGCGAGGGGAGGCTGCGCTGCTGCAGAACCTGGGCGCTGCCCGCAACGCGCTGCGCAGCTTCGGCACGGCCCTGGGCTTGCACCGGCGAGCAGCAGCGCTGCACG GTGCCGTGGGGAACCGGAGGGCCCAAGGGCAGTGCTTCGGAAACCTGGCATACGCCTTCAGCCAGCTCGGGAACCACGAGGCTGCCGCAGAGAATTACCTCCACGCCCTGCAAGCCTTCCGGGATTCGG GGGACGTGCAGGGGCAGTGGCAAGCATGCGAGGGGCTGGGAGCCGCCTGCTTCCACCTGGGGAACCCCCAGAAAGCCGTCGGGCACTACCAGGAGGCCCTGACTCTGCTGTCCCACTGCCCG GGCACCCCCAGGGCGGCCGGCGAGCGGATCGTCAGCCAGCTCACCCGtgccctccagcaccagctctgcctccacCGCCACCTCTCACGTTGGGGTGCCCCGGTGCCG GACCTCAGCCCGCTGCAGTTTTGCTCCGTGCTGCCCCGTGCCAGTGGGACACGGCTCCGGGGAAGCGAGGCGTGA